A single region of the Granulicella aggregans genome encodes:
- a CDS encoding FG-GAP-like repeat-containing protein, which translates to MLRLLRVLVGWLVLIGTAQAATTTTTLAVTTNGNPTASVSPGTVVTLTATVQAGSSLVNPGQVKFCDADAAHCTDLHLLALAQLTSAGTASYKFIPGTGTHRYKAVFPGTNSNAASISAISALAVTAVGAPDVATATIAAAGSAGDYTLTATVAGNGSTAPTGTVSFLDTNNFNFAFGIAGLQVGATGLTLQQKSAPATGQYPGSIVTADFNGDGVPDLAVANDGLNTNAPGSLSILLGNSDGTFSTAPSVATGDFPGSLLTGDFNGDWKVDLAITTGGGTIDILLGNGDGSFTAGQSIPGAFASFSAAVGDVNGDGNQDLIGISQFAQTVFILSGHGDGTFTLLPQTFATGDNPVDVGVGDFNGDGKLDLVVENLFAANSALTPAPLTVLLGNGDGTFTPVASPTLGIGPEGLVVADFDGDGNLDVAVVNIEPPASIMVLLGKGDGTFGAPISTANVDYINAIAVGDFNGDGKPDLAAFLEETTPGVTQNVLALLGDGDGTFTHRVGAATNGAPFSGVVADLNGDGRPDIAALNQVNGVSIFLSEWNGSATATVANISPIGLGIHDVDAVYSGDGNYAATTSSSTPLTGVLQPTTLSLTANPSSSAPGQSVTLSVSLAPDAAQNHNATGVVTFLSNGNTVGTGSIANGVASWSGTTLPAGSDALTALYPGDNDFATSSSNSVPFTVGAATSSGPLVEPVGSTSAVQTVTVTIGTAGQLAKITALTQGVAGLDFNGVSGGSCTVGTAYTAGQTCTVEYTFTPQRPGVRYGAAVLSDASGDPLATVYLQGTGTGPMLNFSPGTTLQLPFSQVIDPYAVTVDAAGSVYIVEATQVGGSPQIPSAVVKETKSGTGYVQTTVASNLVYPVGVAVDGAGNVFIADQDAETVVEASPINGGYSQTTVFTGLGNVESVAVDGSGNVYIGSLLVGLVKETLTNGTYTQSTINSRVYANALAVDGNGVLYVSQGNSNILAETPSNGGYTETTAVSGLSFPRGLSVDGLGNLYIADYSLGVIYKELPLQFGGFLQSTAVSGFDSLETVAVDGDGNLYFATNYFASSNPGVFEKDNFDPPSLHFATTAPGQTSSDSPQTVTFVNVGNGTLQFGGTSPQALNPTISTGFDVDASSTCFPNPGSATEVSGLGPLTSCIYQVSFKPPYGGPWVGTMVVADNNLNTLSPSQTIPLNGTGTGTALPVVTSVSPNSGPSGGNTSVVITGLDLAGASSVQFGSVPATSFLVNSATSISAVSPPGTSTVDVTVTTPDGTSATSANDLYTYTSTTQVIQFNAPTSSFAGTSVLLQATGGASGNPVVFSVVSGPAMVSGTNGSTLTYTAPGTVVVEADQAAGGGYTAAAPVQITLNPVVLTEPVGSSSAAISTLVTFQTAGTLSAIRTSTQGVAGLDFSQAAGGTCSLSVAYAVGQTCVLEFSFTPTHPGQRFGGAVFTAASGTVLATSYFYGVGTGPQVTFRPGTQTNLAGTITRSAGVAVDGAGDVFVASYGSGLYEIPVSGQPHQIGSFADCEDVTVDGLGNVFVLSSNTTLSEVLAVNGTVPDSPTIVTVTSQFVNVTGVKVDGLGNVYVSSLAGTGYSGGIYRVISVDGSIPASPVIQNLSTALTGATGVAVDASGNLYVSDQDQNAVFEVMAVNGSIPASPTILTLATGLNLPSNIALDAAGDVFVSDYGDSDVKEILAVGGSIPASNPTILSLGSGLVSPDGLFVDQSGNIFVADSGLTQAVELNYANPPTLSFASVTVGQTSSDSPKPVTLTNDGNAPLVFSAPGNGFDPAISPGFTVDSASTCPLLDVTSASSQLVAGTSCTDLVSFTPVSVGNLSGQLVTTDNALNLTSTTQTVPLNGVALDLTAPTITFSVANQTLGNPPFTVAAVSNSPGAITYSVLSGPATIAGSTVTLTGAGAVVLQASQAASGIYAAGTSTATFNVAKELQTITFAPLASPIAAGAPTVTLAATASSGLPVSFSVVSGPAAVNGTLLTFTGTGTVVVAANQAGNAQYAAAPTVTQTVLIVSPVVVNVVATPNLVFLNNPVTITATISFIGPAPTGTVSFFDGTVLIGTAPLSNQTATFVVSTLSLGTHSITASYGGNTLYAAAASPPAAVTVEDFGLTLTNPNLTIFHGGTATFMLSVSETNPSGMASTVDLAVTGTPDGSQVTLTPASIAAGVSGTTPATLVIQTPNYPSGPWASLRGGVSGGTTLAASLLAGVLLLPLCSGIRRRVRRVGGGLLAVLLFAGLLALGGCGSGWRTQVWTIHVTATSGQLSHSVTAVLTSKCQDGEVACPIVSP; encoded by the coding sequence ATGCTCCGACTCCTGCGCGTGCTCGTCGGCTGGCTGGTACTGATCGGCACCGCTCAAGCAGCGACCACCACAACCACTCTGGCCGTTACGACGAACGGAAATCCAACCGCATCGGTAAGTCCGGGAACCGTGGTCACGCTTACCGCGACCGTTCAGGCCGGGAGTTCCCTCGTAAATCCAGGCCAGGTTAAGTTTTGCGACGCCGATGCCGCCCATTGCACCGATCTCCACCTGCTCGCTTTGGCGCAGCTTACGAGTGCCGGGACAGCAAGCTACAAGTTCATCCCGGGCACCGGAACTCATCGCTACAAGGCAGTTTTTCCTGGCACTAACTCCAACGCCGCCAGCATCTCGGCTATCTCTGCGCTGGCGGTCACCGCGGTTGGAGCACCCGATGTCGCGACCGCCACAATCGCCGCAGCCGGGTCGGCGGGAGACTACACCCTCACCGCCACTGTGGCTGGTAACGGCTCGACCGCTCCTACGGGAACCGTATCGTTCCTGGACACCAACAACTTCAACTTTGCTTTTGGGATCGCCGGGCTCCAGGTTGGAGCGACGGGGCTGACGCTGCAGCAGAAGTCCGCGCCGGCGACTGGGCAGTACCCCGGATCCATCGTGACCGCCGACTTCAATGGTGACGGCGTTCCGGATCTAGCTGTAGCGAACGATGGGTTGAACACCAACGCGCCCGGGAGCCTGTCCATCCTCTTAGGGAACAGCGATGGAACGTTTAGCACAGCACCAAGTGTGGCAACCGGCGACTTCCCGGGTAGTCTTCTGACGGGCGACTTCAACGGCGACTGGAAGGTCGATCTTGCGATCACGACAGGGGGCGGCACGATCGACATCCTGCTCGGAAACGGGGATGGCAGCTTTACCGCGGGGCAGTCGATCCCAGGTGCCTTCGCGAGTTTCTCGGCGGCCGTCGGCGATGTGAACGGCGATGGTAACCAGGACCTGATCGGCATCAGTCAGTTCGCGCAGACCGTCTTCATCTTGTCGGGACACGGCGACGGCACGTTTACGCTGCTTCCGCAGACCTTCGCGACCGGGGACAATCCGGTGGATGTTGGCGTAGGCGACTTCAACGGCGACGGCAAACTGGATCTTGTCGTCGAGAATCTATTTGCGGCCAACAGCGCCCTCACTCCCGCCCCTCTGACCGTGCTGCTGGGAAATGGCGACGGCACCTTCACGCCGGTCGCGTCCCCCACGTTAGGAATCGGTCCCGAAGGCCTGGTGGTCGCGGACTTTGACGGCGACGGTAACCTCGATGTCGCCGTGGTGAACATTGAGCCGCCAGCCTCGATCATGGTCCTTCTGGGGAAGGGCGACGGTACGTTTGGAGCTCCGATCAGCACCGCCAATGTCGACTACATCAACGCGATTGCGGTCGGCGACTTCAACGGCGATGGCAAGCCCGACCTGGCCGCCTTTCTCGAGGAGACAACCCCGGGAGTAACCCAGAACGTCCTCGCGCTGCTGGGAGATGGCGACGGCACCTTCACCCATCGTGTCGGTGCGGCAACCAACGGGGCACCCTTCTCTGGCGTTGTCGCGGACTTAAACGGCGACGGCAGGCCGGACATCGCAGCGCTCAACCAGGTAAACGGCGTCTCGATCTTTCTCAGCGAGTGGAACGGATCGGCTACTGCAACGGTAGCGAACATCTCGCCGATCGGACTCGGGATTCACGACGTCGATGCCGTTTACAGCGGCGACGGAAACTATGCGGCCACCACTTCGAGTTCCACGCCGCTGACCGGTGTCCTCCAGCCGACGACGCTCTCACTCACGGCGAACCCTTCGAGCAGTGCTCCGGGACAATCCGTGACGTTGAGCGTCTCGCTGGCTCCTGACGCGGCACAGAATCACAATGCGACCGGTGTCGTGACGTTTCTGAGCAATGGAAACACTGTAGGGACGGGAAGCATCGCAAACGGCGTTGCGAGTTGGAGCGGAACCACCCTCCCTGCGGGATCCGATGCCCTGACGGCGCTTTACCCGGGCGACAACGACTTCGCGACGAGCTCCTCGAACAGCGTGCCCTTCACCGTAGGCGCGGCCACATCTTCCGGGCCCCTGGTGGAACCCGTGGGAAGCACCAGCGCGGTGCAGACGGTGACGGTCACGATCGGCACGGCAGGACAACTCGCGAAGATTACCGCGTTGACACAGGGAGTTGCCGGGCTCGACTTCAATGGGGTCTCGGGTGGCAGCTGCACCGTGGGTACGGCTTATACCGCCGGACAGACCTGCACGGTGGAGTACACGTTCACGCCGCAACGGCCGGGCGTGCGCTATGGTGCCGCGGTGCTGAGCGATGCGTCGGGCGATCCGCTGGCGACTGTGTACCTTCAAGGCACTGGCACCGGACCGATGCTGAACTTTAGTCCTGGAACGACCCTGCAGTTGCCCTTCAGCCAGGTCATCGATCCCTACGCGGTCACGGTCGATGCGGCAGGCAGCGTGTACATCGTAGAAGCGACCCAGGTGGGAGGTTCACCCCAAATTCCAAGCGCCGTTGTGAAGGAGACGAAGTCGGGGACGGGGTACGTCCAAACGACCGTCGCTTCCAATCTGGTGTACCCGGTGGGCGTAGCGGTCGATGGCGCGGGGAACGTCTTTATCGCGGACCAGGACGCCGAGACCGTGGTGGAGGCGTCGCCCATCAACGGCGGGTATAGCCAGACCACGGTGTTCACCGGACTCGGCAACGTGGAAAGCGTGGCAGTGGACGGGAGCGGCAACGTCTACATCGGAAGCCTTTTGGTCGGCCTGGTGAAGGAGACCTTGACCAACGGAACCTACACTCAGTCGACGATCAACTCCAGGGTCTATGCGAACGCGCTCGCCGTCGACGGGAACGGCGTCCTATACGTGAGCCAGGGGAACAGCAACATCCTCGCGGAGACACCGTCGAATGGCGGGTACACCGAAACGACTGCGGTAAGCGGTCTCTCGTTCCCGAGAGGCCTGAGCGTCGACGGGCTGGGCAATCTGTACATTGCCGACTATTCGCTTGGGGTGATCTATAAAGAGCTACCGCTACAGTTTGGTGGTTTCCTGCAGAGCACGGCGGTCTCCGGATTCGACTCGCTGGAAACGGTCGCTGTCGACGGCGACGGCAACCTCTACTTCGCGACGAACTACTTTGCGAGCAGCAACCCCGGGGTCTTCGAGAAGGACAACTTCGATCCGCCAAGCCTGCACTTCGCGACCACAGCGCCCGGCCAGACGAGCAGCGACAGCCCGCAGACCGTGACCTTCGTCAATGTAGGCAACGGGACGCTGCAATTCGGCGGTACATCGCCGCAAGCCTTGAATCCGACGATCTCAACCGGATTCGACGTCGACGCCAGCTCGACCTGCTTCCCGAATCCTGGGAGTGCCACCGAGGTGAGTGGCCTGGGGCCCCTCACGTCCTGCATCTACCAGGTCAGCTTCAAGCCGCCTTACGGTGGGCCGTGGGTTGGAACCATGGTGGTCGCCGATAACAACCTCAACACGCTTTCGCCTTCGCAGACGATTCCGCTGAACGGCACTGGCACGGGGACTGCGCTTCCCGTGGTAACGAGCGTCTCGCCCAACTCGGGCCCCTCCGGCGGAAACACATCCGTCGTCATTACCGGGCTCGATCTCGCCGGGGCCTCTTCGGTGCAGTTCGGCAGCGTGCCCGCGACGTCCTTTTTGGTCAACAGTGCTACGTCGATCAGCGCTGTCAGTCCGCCCGGGACATCCACCGTGGATGTGACGGTAACGACACCCGATGGCACAAGCGCCACCAGCGCCAATGATCTTTACACCTACACTTCGACGACGCAGGTCATCCAGTTCAACGCTCCCACCTCGAGTTTCGCCGGGACATCCGTGCTCTTGCAGGCGACGGGTGGAGCATCGGGCAATCCCGTGGTCTTCAGTGTCGTGAGCGGCCCAGCGATGGTCAGCGGGACGAACGGCTCAACCTTGACGTACACCGCTCCAGGAACCGTGGTGGTCGAGGCCGATCAGGCTGCGGGAGGAGGCTATACGGCCGCCGCGCCAGTCCAGATCACCCTGAACCCGGTCGTGTTGACGGAACCGGTGGGGAGCTCCAGCGCGGCGATCTCCACCTTGGTGACCTTTCAGACCGCAGGCACACTCAGCGCCATAAGGACCTCCACGCAGGGTGTCGCCGGTCTCGATTTTTCGCAGGCGGCCGGCGGAACCTGCAGCCTGTCGGTCGCCTATGCCGTCGGCCAGACTTGCGTCCTGGAATTCAGCTTTACGCCCACCCATCCCGGTCAACGCTTTGGCGGAGCGGTCTTCACCGCGGCTTCCGGCACAGTGCTCGCCACCAGCTACTTCTACGGCGTCGGTACCGGACCCCAAGTCACCTTTCGTCCTGGCACCCAGACTAACCTCGCAGGCACCATTACGCGGTCGGCCGGGGTTGCCGTCGACGGAGCGGGAGATGTATTTGTCGCCAGCTACGGCTCGGGCCTCTATGAGATCCCTGTCAGCGGCCAACCTCACCAGATCGGCTCGTTCGCCGATTGCGAGGATGTCACTGTCGATGGCCTTGGAAACGTCTTCGTGCTCAGCAGCAATACAACGCTAAGCGAAGTCCTGGCGGTGAATGGTACAGTCCCCGATTCGCCGACGATTGTGACCGTCACGTCGCAGTTCGTCAACGTTACCGGCGTTAAAGTGGACGGGCTCGGCAACGTCTATGTGTCCAGCCTTGCGGGCACGGGATACAGCGGCGGAATCTACCGAGTGATCTCGGTTGATGGCAGTATCCCCGCGTCGCCTGTCATCCAAAACCTGTCGACGGCCCTCACTGGCGCTACTGGTGTCGCTGTAGATGCGAGCGGCAACCTGTACGTCTCTGACCAGGATCAAAACGCGGTCTTCGAGGTGATGGCGGTAAACGGCAGCATCCCCGCCTCGCCCACCATCCTCACCCTGGCAACTGGCCTGAACCTGCCATCCAATATCGCGCTCGACGCTGCGGGCGATGTCTTCGTATCGGACTATGGCGACAGTGACGTGAAGGAGATTCTGGCCGTCGGCGGCAGCATCCCGGCGAGCAACCCAACCATTCTTTCGCTTGGCAGCGGACTCGTCAGTCCGGACGGACTCTTCGTCGATCAAAGCGGCAACATCTTTGTCGCGGATTCGGGACTGACCCAGGCCGTGGAGTTGAACTATGCCAACCCGCCGACGCTGAGCTTTGCCTCTGTGACTGTGGGCCAGACCAGCAGCGACAGCCCCAAGCCTGTGACCCTTACGAATGATGGGAATGCTCCGCTGGTCTTTTCAGCGCCGGGCAACGGCTTCGACCCAGCGATCTCGCCGGGCTTTACCGTTGACAGCGCGTCGACCTGTCCGCTGCTGGACGTGACCAGCGCCTCCTCGCAGCTCGTGGCAGGTACGTCCTGCACCGACCTGGTCAGCTTCACGCCGGTAAGCGTGGGCAACCTCTCCGGACAGTTGGTTACAACGGACAACGCGCTGAACCTGACCAGCACCACCCAGACTGTTCCTTTGAACGGAGTGGCACTCGACCTTACTGCCCCAACCATCACTTTCAGCGTAGCGAACCAGACGTTGGGCAATCCTCCCTTCACCGTTGCGGCTGTCTCGAACTCGCCCGGAGCGATTACCTACTCGGTGTTGAGCGGCCCGGCTACTATTGCCGGTTCGACCGTAACGCTGACCGGCGCGGGTGCCGTCGTGTTACAGGCGTCGCAGGCGGCCAGCGGCATCTATGCCGCCGGAACCTCCACGGCGACCTTCAATGTTGCCAAGGAGCTGCAGACGATTACGTTCGCGCCGCTTGCTTCGCCCATCGCCGCAGGCGCGCCAACCGTAACCCTGGCAGCCACAGCCTCGTCCGGATTGCCCGTCAGCTTCAGCGTGGTCTCTGGGCCGGCAGCGGTAAACGGAACCCTGCTGACCTTTACCGGCACAGGCACGGTGGTTGTGGCCGCGAACCAGGCGGGGAACGCACAGTACGCCGCGGCCCCGACCGTGACGCAGACCGTGCTCATCGTTTCGCCGGTGGTCGTGAACGTTGTTGCGACACCGAACCTGGTATTCCTCAACAATCCCGTCACCATCACGGCGACCATCTCATTCATCGGACCGGCACCCACAGGTACGGTTTCGTTTTTCGACGGTACGGTGCTGATCGGCACCGCCCCGCTCTCCAATCAAACCGCAACCTTTGTGGTGAGTACGCTGAGCCTTGGCACCCACTCGATTACGGCCAGCTACGGCGGCAACACACTTTACGCCGCTGCTGCGAGTCCGCCCGCCGCCGTCACGGTCGAGGACTTCGGGCTCACTCTAACCAATCCGAATCTGACCATCTTCCATGGCGGTACTGCGACCTTCATGCTGTCGGTCTCGGAGACGAATCCGTCGGGAATGGCATCCACCGTCGACCTCGCGGTCACCGGCACGCCCGACGGATCGCAGGTCACACTTACTCCAGCCTCAATCGCGGCTGGAGTGAGCGGAACAACACCGGCGACGCTGGTCATTCAGACACCAAATTATCCTTCAGGTCCGTGGGCCAGCCTGCGCGGCGGAGTCAGCGGGGGAACCACGCTGGCGGCGTCGCTGCTCGCGGGCGTGCTTTTGCTTCCGTTGTGCTCGGGTATTCGCAGGCGCGTGAGACGCGTCGGCGGCGGCTTGCTGGCGGTCCTGTTGTTCGCCGGTCTGCTCGCACTTGGAGGATGTGGATCGGGCTGGAGAACGCAGGTGTGGACCATCCATGTGACCGCAACCTCGGGACAGCTCTCGCACAGCGTGACGGCAGTGCTAACGTCAAAGTGCCAGGACGGAGAAGTAGCCTGCCCGATCGTCAGTCCGTGA
- a CDS encoding alpha-N-arabinofuranosidase produces the protein MLLLSFCFPFTAALSQAPAITATVDVAKTGTPISKNIYGQFLEHGGDIVNAGIWSEMLVDRKFFYPVATVAPTPPPAMGNAAGNPRFDNVPKRWWSPVGGDSVVTMDNKAPYTGDQSPAVRLSPSEQHGLQQSGLVVHAKKTYTGRIVLAGTPGTVVRVALIGKAGAAGRKVITIHTVSRQYHPYPLRYTVDADSDNATLEITGTGTGEFHVGAVSLMPADNIDGFRPEVIAVLKQLRFGVLRFPGGNFVSSYEWRYGVGDIDKRPPIFDPVWHALQPNDVGTDEFLTLCKLLGVDPYLTVNAGFGDAWSARELVEYTNGAATTPMGKWRAQNGHPAPYNVKLWGIGNEPWGDYQMGAMALPQYELKHNLFAKEMRKIDPTITLIAGGAMPDVMEGADQSRRINGQYVPDYLSSADWTGQLLLHCLPNIDMISEHYYASGTEHTDMKLGKKVPIEPPLSPIELQRAAAVQVRAKYEHYEKYLELIPALKAKPVPIAIDEWAYFLRGKRDSYSTVPAYAWAFHEMFRHSDVFQMANLTFATATFSSNGTEAVLNPTGLLFKMYRDHFGVIPVEVSGNSPQPKPTFPVGGDQPAVNPGSPTYPLDVSAALSEDRKTLTIAVLNPSDAGQSIHLDIHGAALASTGKLWRMAPNSIDATVKAGSAAEVQVEEQSLGALPATVALRPHSVNIYSYPVQ, from the coding sequence ATGCTTCTTCTCAGCTTCTGTTTTCCATTCACCGCAGCCCTGTCCCAAGCGCCAGCCATTACGGCCACTGTCGACGTTGCGAAGACAGGCACACCCATCTCCAAAAACATCTATGGGCAGTTTCTTGAGCACGGCGGAGATATCGTCAATGCGGGCATCTGGTCGGAGATGCTGGTCGATCGGAAGTTCTTCTATCCGGTAGCGACCGTCGCGCCCACGCCTCCACCCGCGATGGGCAATGCTGCTGGCAATCCCAGGTTTGACAACGTCCCCAAGCGCTGGTGGTCACCCGTCGGGGGTGACAGCGTTGTGACGATGGACAACAAAGCTCCCTACACCGGCGACCAATCGCCGGCTGTGCGCCTCAGCCCGTCCGAGCAGCATGGCTTGCAGCAGTCGGGGCTTGTTGTGCATGCCAAGAAAACGTATACAGGCCGCATCGTTCTCGCGGGCACGCCGGGCACGGTCGTCAGGGTCGCACTGATCGGGAAGGCCGGTGCTGCCGGCCGTAAAGTGATCACCATTCACACGGTGAGCCGGCAGTACCATCCCTATCCTTTGCGTTACACCGTAGACGCCGACAGCGATAACGCCACGCTCGAGATCACGGGCACCGGCACAGGTGAGTTTCACGTCGGTGCGGTGTCGTTGATGCCCGCCGACAACATCGACGGATTCCGCCCAGAGGTCATCGCCGTGCTCAAGCAACTGCGCTTCGGCGTCCTGCGCTTCCCCGGCGGCAACTTCGTTTCTTCGTATGAGTGGCGTTACGGCGTCGGCGATATCGACAAGCGGCCGCCTATCTTCGACCCCGTATGGCACGCCTTGCAACCGAATGACGTCGGCACCGATGAGTTCCTGACGCTGTGCAAGCTGCTCGGCGTCGACCCGTACCTCACGGTGAACGCGGGCTTTGGCGACGCCTGGTCAGCCCGTGAGCTGGTGGAGTACACCAACGGCGCGGCCACCACACCCATGGGCAAGTGGCGCGCGCAGAACGGCCACCCGGCACCGTACAACGTGAAGCTGTGGGGCATCGGCAACGAGCCCTGGGGCGACTACCAGATGGGCGCGATGGCGTTGCCGCAGTATGAACTGAAGCACAACCTCTTTGCCAAGGAGATGAGAAAGATCGACCCAACCATCACGCTGATCGCCGGCGGCGCCATGCCGGACGTGATGGAGGGAGCCGACCAGTCGCGCCGCATCAATGGGCAGTATGTGCCTGACTATCTGTCCTCCGCCGATTGGACCGGCCAACTGCTCCTGCACTGCCTGCCAAACATCGACATGATAAGCGAGCACTACTATGCCTCCGGCACCGAGCACACCGACATGAAGCTAGGCAAGAAAGTGCCCATCGAACCTCCACTCTCCCCTATCGAGTTGCAGCGTGCCGCCGCCGTGCAGGTACGCGCCAAGTACGAGCACTACGAAAAGTATCTGGAGCTCATCCCCGCGCTCAAGGCCAAACCTGTTCCCATCGCGATCGATGAGTGGGCCTACTTCCTTCGCGGCAAGCGCGACTCTTATTCCACCGTTCCGGCCTATGCCTGGGCCTTCCACGAGATGTTCCGCCACTCCGACGTCTTCCAGATGGCGAACCTCACCTTTGCCACGGCGACTTTTAGCTCCAATGGCACCGAGGCTGTGCTGAATCCAACGGGACTGCTGTTCAAGATGTACCGCGACCACTTCGGTGTCATCCCAGTGGAGGTAAGCGGCAACTCGCCGCAGCCCAAGCCCACCTTCCCTGTAGGCGGCGACCAGCCTGCGGTCAACCCCGGCAGCCCCACTTATCCGCTGGATGTAAGCGCTGCGTTGAGCGAGGACCGCAAGACCTTGACCATCGCGGTGCTCAATCCGTCTGACGCCGGACAGAGCATTCACCTGGACATACACGGTGCAGCGTTGGCTTCCACCGGCAAGCTTTGGCGCATGGCCCCTAACTCCATCGACGCCACGGTGAAGGCCGGCTCGGCCGCCGAGGTGCAGGTGGAAGAGCAGTCACTCGGCGCGCTGCCTGCCACGGTCGCACTTCGCCCTCACAGCGTCAATATCTACTCCTACCCCGTTCAATAA
- a CDS encoding alpha/beta hydrolase, whose amino-acid sequence MIEVRKLLLRATTLAAVVACAASLAAQVQTIVPPPVPGAKPVTVERIKVHSAAIEGNLEGEPADRDVIVFLPPSYGRDTKRHYPVLYALHGYFIGAEQWSGEIHVPQTVEGAFAQGAAEMIVVLPDSKTVYLGSFYSSSATTGDFERFISHDLVAYIDAHYRTLPTRESRGLVGHSMGGYGASRIGMKHPEVFGALYIMSPCCLSPMTGGGPGPGDDLKQRAIDSEKRAAAAKSPAELASSSKGFENAPYATAAAWAPDPKNPPLYFDLPTKDGVPQPEIMAKITANAPLAFVDQYISNLKRYRAISMDVGDQDGLRVDAAKLHELLDRYGIVNGFTIYSGTHTSAVADRFQNFVMPFFSKNLCFTTPCHEDPAIPRRKP is encoded by the coding sequence ATGATCGAAGTCCGCAAGCTCCTCCTCCGCGCCACCACGCTCGCCGCAGTTGTAGCGTGTGCCGCATCTCTCGCAGCACAGGTACAAACTATCGTGCCGCCCCCCGTTCCGGGCGCAAAGCCCGTCACCGTGGAACGCATCAAGGTCCACAGCGCGGCAATCGAGGGCAACCTTGAGGGCGAGCCGGCCGACCGCGACGTGATCGTCTTTCTGCCGCCGAGCTACGGCCGCGACACGAAGCGCCACTACCCGGTGCTGTACGCGCTGCACGGATACTTCATCGGTGCGGAGCAGTGGTCGGGCGAGATCCACGTGCCCCAGACCGTCGAAGGCGCCTTTGCACAGGGCGCGGCAGAGATGATCGTCGTCCTGCCTGACTCGAAGACCGTCTATCTCGGATCTTTCTATTCCAGTTCGGCGACCACAGGCGACTTCGAGCGCTTCATCTCCCACGACCTGGTGGCCTACATCGATGCGCACTACCGCACTCTGCCGACGCGAGAGAGCCGCGGCCTGGTGGGTCACTCCATGGGTGGATACGGCGCATCGCGTATCGGCATGAAGCATCCTGAAGTGTTTGGCGCGCTGTACATCATGAGCCCTTGCTGCCTCTCGCCCATGACCGGCGGCGGGCCGGGGCCGGGCGACGATTTGAAACAGCGTGCCATCGATAGTGAAAAGAGAGCAGCAGCAGCGAAGTCCCCGGCCGAACTCGCCTCCTCATCGAAGGGCTTTGAAAACGCACCGTATGCGACCGCGGCCGCGTGGGCACCTGACCCGAAGAACCCGCCTCTCTACTTCGACCTGCCCACCAAGGACGGGGTTCCGCAACCAGAGATCATGGCCAAGATCACGGCCAATGCACCGCTTGCCTTTGTGGACCAGTACATCAGCAATCTAAAGCGGTACCGCGCGATTTCGATGGACGTGGGCGACCAGGATGGTCTGCGCGTCGATGCGGCCAAGCTGCATGAGCTGCTTGACCGCTACGGCATCGTCAATGGTTTTACGATCTACTCCGGCACGCACACCAGCGCCGTTGCGGACCGCTTCCAGAACTTCGTTATGCCCTTCTTCAGCAAGAACCTTTGCTTCACAACACCCTGCCATGAGGATCCAGCAATACCCAGGAGAAAGCCATGA